The Planctomycetia bacterium region CGTGTGACCATACCGTTCTTCCGGCAACTTTGCCATGCTGCGGAAGACAACATTCTCGATGGCTGCAGGAATGTAGACCTCATCATCGCTCATGCTAGGCGGCTGTTCAATCGCATGTGCCAGCAGGGTGTCCATGGTTGACAAGCCCTGGAATGGCAGTCGGCCTGTCAGCATCTCGTAAAGAATCACTCCCACGCTGTAGATATCGCTTCGATGGGTGATATGCTCACCGCGCGCCTGTTCAGGCGAGACATAAGCTGGTGTGCCGAGGATATTGTCACTGCTGCTCTGCTGAGCCGCCGACTTGGTGTCGAAGTTGGCCAGGCGGGCCAGCTTGGCCAAACCGAAATCCATCACCTTGATCTTTTCAAACTGCGTATCGGGATCAGTGATCATGAGATTGGCAGGCTTCAAATCACGATGGATGATTCCCTGTTGATGAGCGGTAGAAAGCACTTCGCAAAGCTGACCCAGAACCCGGCTGGCCCGCTGAGGCGTAAACCGCCGGTTTTCCTTCAGAACAATATCGAGCGTTTTACCTTTCACAAACTCCATGATGATGCATGGGCCTTCTTCGGTTTCCAGGTGTGCATCATAGAGCGTGACTGCGTACGGATGCTGGAACTGGGCCATTGCCAGCATTTCCTGCTGGAACCGTTCCTGGAAGCGTGGGTCTGCAGCAATGTGTTCGTGCATGACCTTCACGACCACATCGCGATTGAGATCTACCTGTCGGGCCAGCCAGACGCGCCCCATCCCTCCTTCGCCAAGCAGGCGAACGATGCGATAGCGACCCAGAAAGAGCGTATCTTGCATGCGGGGGCGGTTGGTAAAGGTTCCATTATCAGGCTAACAAGTCTTGCAACCCATTCAGCCTGAGCAATCTACCATATCATGTAAATCACCATAATGCGAACCGGTTGATTAAAACTCCAGTTCCAGACCCTTCAGCCTCTTAACCGTTTCAGCCATCAAGGCATCCTCGGCTTTTTCATCCTGTGCAGTATAAGTCACGGAAAAGCGTAAGTGTGGGCCTGCATCGTCCCAAGGTACGCAACAGAGTGAGAGATTCGTTATCAAAAACTGGGATACATCTTCGGCATCGACAAAAGCCCGATGATTACTCCCTTTCGGCGCCTTCACATACAGAAAATAGGTGCCTCCAGGCATCTTGGCAGTGAAACCGACACTGTTCAGAGCAGCTACCAGTTTTTCGAGTCTTCTCTGATATTTCTTGCGGACAGCCTGGTGAATGGCAGGTTGATCGAGTGCAAAAGCTGCTGCTTTCTGCACCGCCATAAATTGGCCTGAATCACTATTATCTTTGATATCTGCAAAGGCCCGTACGATTCTTTCATGCCCTGCCACAAAACCCATTCGCCAGCCAATCATATTGAAGCCTTTCGACATGGAATGTACTTCCACACCCACTTCCCTGGCGCCATCCATTTCCAGGAAACTCATCGGCCGGCCTTCGTACGACAGCAGAATATGGGCAGCATCCTGCACGATGACAACCTGGTGTCGATGAGCGAATTCAATCACTTCCTGATAAAACGCCTTGGTAGCCACCTGCCCTGTCGGGCTATTGGGGTAGTTGATCACCAGCAACTTGGCCCGCTTGGCAATATCAGAAGGAATACTCTTCAAATCCGGAAAGAAATTATTCTGTGGTAACAGCGGCAATGGATAAACTTCACCACCGTAGTATTTGGTGTGTGTGCCCGCCACCGGATATCCGGGCACTGTCATCAGGGTGACATCGCCCGGATTGATGAAGGCAGCAGGCAGCATCGCATAGGCAGGTTTCGAGCCTATGGCGTGGTTGATCTCTGTCACAGGGTCGAGCGTGACATTGAACTCACGCTTCATGAACCGGGCAGCTGCTTCCTTGAAGGCAAGAATGCCGTTATCAGCATAGCCTCGGTTGTCCACCTTGTTGGCTTCATCGCAGAGCACTTGCCGAATGGAAGCATCGGCCATGTCATCATTTTCACCGATGCCGAAATCGAGCAGCATTCGGTTGGGAAACTGGGCAAGCGCTTCCCGCTTAGCCCGTTTGATTTTCTCGAATTTGTAGATGGCTGTTCCCTGACCATACTTCATTCCACCAATGCGTTCTGCAAACAACGACTGAAACCAGGGCAAGGCCGACGTGCTCATGGGGTGCTATTTCCTGATGGCAATGAAAAGTCGAGACTTCGGGTTCGGTTTACTGCTGGAATGCGTTTCGTCCAGAAGCACACGCCAATTAGGCGACGCTTTTACCGCAGCACAAAGTCGAGGATGCAACTCCGCTTCTACACAGACCACCAGACAGTTCCATTGGTTCAGATACTTTTCCCATGTCTCTATCCCTTCTTTTACCACCCTGCAGTCACGCCAGTGCTGTGGAGAAAAGAGCTGCACATGCGAATAAATCACCACAGGTCGAGCCTTGGCAAAGAGCAGATAATCCCCGAGCGTTTCACTGCAGAAAATAGAAGACCCAGGCTGATGCACCGCTGCGTATAAAGCTGTATCAACACCCGGCCTGACCCGGCGATCATGCGCTCGATCCACTAGGCGGGGCGTGGCAGGATGCAGAGATTGATCCAACAGCGTGATATCCTCATGCAGCAGAACTTTGCCCAGGTTCGACCAGGCAAAGCCGATCCACAGACAGCCTGCAATCGCAGCCCACTGCATCAATCGATGCTTCAGTGACACATAGCCGTCACCAGGTGGGCATCCCAGGATTCGCGTCCACGGGCCAACACACACAAATGGACAGATGATCGCCCACCATGGAAACATGCGCTGAAAAAAGACCACCTGTACACCAAAGCAGACCAGCAACAGGCCATGCCCCATGTTGATGCCTGGCACTTTCCGCCAGGTTGCCAGCCATTGTGTCAGCAGGATGACAACCAGTGAGATCATGAACATGATGCCCAGCGGGCTGTTCCATTGCAACCGATGCCATTCATCCATGTCCTGCACATTGGGGTTGCTGGCAAACACCAGTGTTTCATGGAACCATTGAAAACTCCACAGTGGGTTGAACACACCCACAGCAAGGATGCTGAGAAGGAGCATACGTAGCGAACGGCGAAATGCAGTTGAATGAAATGCATCAACTCGTTGCGATTGCACTGCACTACGAATAGCCTGAAACAATCGACTGGCCCAAAGCCCCAACAGAATGAGCAGGCCGTTTAAAAACGAACCATGCAGGTTCGCCCAGAGCACCATGATGAGCGGTGTTAGCCAGACTGCCAACCTGCTCGGTGGCTGTCGGCAGCCGAGGAACAATACCACACACAGGCACAGTTCCCCCCATACCTGGGGCCGCAACACTTCCAGCGTGTTCCAGCAGAGCACGATCGAGAAAACTACACCGAGCAGGCTGATTAGCCGTGACCCGCTCAGCCGTACAAATGCCCAATAGAGGAAAAGATACCGAAGAGCTACCAGCAGAGCATTCAGCACGCGCAGGAAATCAACTCCGCCTGGCTGGCTCGCATCATCCCACGACCAGCGGTAGGGAACCCAGGCGCCTGCCTCGTACACTTTCCACATTGCTACCTGGCTCAGCCAGGCAAAGGGCATGTACGGTGCATCATTAGACCACGGGCTGAACGGTTCACGCTCGGGAAATCGCTGATGTTCGCTCATCCACGAACCGAACCTCAGATGTGCCCAGATATCGGTATGCCAGAGTGGTGTATGGTTCAGCAAAAGAAACAACGCTGTCAGCAGAAGCGACACCAGTATTGTCATCATGACAGGTTGATGGTTCAGTTTCTTCAGCCACGCGACCATGGATAACCAGCTTCCATTCAGGTAATGCATCAGGGTACAAGTCAAGCGGGCTAATAGTAACAAAACTTGGTTGATGATAACAAGTTACATAGACATTCCTGTTCTGCGTTCCTAGAGATTCTTTAAGGATTATTCCGAAATAGACGATGAACAGGAAAACGCCAGGTGTGTCAACAGGGAACCTACCCTGCAAGATCGGGTGACAGCCAGTTGACAACGCAATAGATGAGGATGCTATGGCCCATGTCGTAACCGCCAATTGCCACGATTGCCGATACACCGATTGTGTCGTGGTGTGCCCGGTGGAGTGCTTCTGGCAAGATGAAAAGATGCTCTACATCGACCCGATCGACTGCATCGATTGTGAAGCCTGCGTGCCAGAATGCCCCGTAGAAGCCATCTATGCTGAGGCTAATGTCCCCGGCCAATGGACTTCCTATATTCAGTTGAACACCGAAAAAACGGCACAACTGAAGGCAGACAAGGTGAACAACATCACCCAGAAAACCTCACCTCTGGAAGGGCCTGACTGCTCGGCCAAGAAGTGATGGCAGATCACTTCTCTCCCTGCGAATTTCCGGCTCGCAGGGTTTCATAAAACAGAATCGGCATGGTCCCTTGGTCCTTCGAGCCTCCAACTCCTCGTCGAAATCTTCTTGTGCTTATCCCAGCAACTCCTCCAGTTTGTCGAACGAACCTGTCCAGCCTGCGGTCATGCCGGTCCTTGCATTGCCAAAGATTTGAATTTCTTCTGCGGTAACTGATCCATAAGGTTCGGTGGTAACGGTGACACGGGTGTGCCCCGTATCCTCAGCTGTCAGCTTCACCGTGGTCAGCATTGTCTCAGGCCATACCGGGGCCATCGGATGACGTGAAACTGTTCCATCGGCTTCGCAGAACTGCTGCGTGTAGATCAGCTCGCTCGGCTTCACGATCTTGAGGTACTCCGACTTGCCATGGAAGGTGATACCCTGGCCATTGGTCATGGAGAAGAAGGCGCCCCAGCCCTGACGAATATCGCCCCGAATGAACTTCATGGTAAAACCCGTTGGTGGTAGCCACTGGCAAAAGTGCTCAGGCACTGTCCACATCTCAAACACTTTCTCCAGTGGTGCAGCAAAGCTCCGATTGATGATGAACTTCTCGATTCCGCTCGACTGTTTTTCGAGGTACTCGCCGAGCCGATCCCAGGTTGCGTTTCCGCCTGCCTTCTTGATGAAGCCATGCATTTGTTCTGCTACTTCCGGAGTAGCAAAGCCCATCCGCATGTCGAGCGAGGTCTTGCCATCCATCTCGGTGAACTGCACCGTGACGCGAAACAGCGGGGGACGATCATCGTATCCACCATGGTCGTAGACCATCCGCGAGTGCTTCACCACTTCGTGGTAAAACGTTTTGTTCGGGTAATCAACGCCATCTGGCCCGTGCATGGTGTAGTGCCAGATGCCGCCAGGCCGAAGATCATGGCTGTGCGTTGTGATGGTGAATCCACGCGGCCCGCACCAGTGAGCAGCCTGCTTGGGATCGGTCCAGGCATCCCAGACGGCACGCAGCGGTGCATCGTACTGACGTTTGATTCTGATTTCATTTCCCGTAATGTTCGCGGCCATGGTGCGTTCCTTTCGTGGATGCAGGAGGATGGATGGTCTTGAGGTATTCGCCGAGGCGGTCGAGAGCCTCTTCCCAGTGCTGGCGGTATTGTTCCAGCCACTGGGCAGCGTCTTTGAAGGCATCGCCTTTGATTTTGCAGGGGCGGGTCTGTGCCTGTCGTGATTTGGTGAGCAGCCCGGCTTTCTCCAGCACTTTCAAGTGTTTGGTGATGGCAGGCAAGCTCATCTTCTTCAGAAACGGCTTGGCCAGGTCTGAAACCGTCGTCTCGCCCCGCGACAGCTTGGCCAGCAATGCCCGCCGAGTAGGGTCAGCGAGTGCAGTGAAGGTCTGACTGAGTTTATCGGCCATGTAATTTACCAATTGGTTAATTAACCATAGAGTTAAATACCATTAACGCTCGGAGTCGTCAAGCTGGTGAACAATTATTTTGAGAGTTGACTATGGTAGTCAATCCGCAGATGAGGGTAGAATGTGTCGGATGAGCATGTGCAGTCGCACAAGTAAATCTGCAACTTCCTCAAAATGAAAACTAATAACTCGACGGTTTATGCCATTCTTGCTGTCGCATCACTTATCTTCTTTGGAATAGCGATGATTCCGTGGCATGAATCCAAATCCAACGAGCGACTTCCTCTTGGTGCAGCCTATGTAAACAACATCTGTGGCTGGGAAGTTATTTTCCTTCTCGTGCCTCATATAGTTATTTCAGTTGCTATAGGGTCAGGTGTTGTTTACCTGAGCAAACTGGGCAGCAGAAAATCCAGTTGAAACATGGAACTCGCTTTATTTCGCATACTCACTTGTCATAGTAGATTCAGCGATAACATTTGGAATTCTGAAAGAACATCATGGATAGCTCACAACTCACCAAGGCGGCAAGTCTGTTGCGGCATGCAAAGAAAGTGACGGTTTTCACCGGAGCAGGCACTTCGGCTGAGAGTGGTATCCCGACTTTTCGCGATGGCTCGGGCCTGTGGCAGCAATTTCCACCTGAACGATTTGCTCATTGGAAAGGACTGATTCAGGAGGGTTGGCGAGATCCTGCATCAGTTGCCCGCTTCGTTTTGGCTGTTCTTGAACCGATTGCCAAGGCTGTGCCGAACGCTGCCCACCAGGCTATTGCTCAACTGGCAGACAAGACGACCGTTACAGTCATTACTCAAAACATCGACAATCTGCATCAGGAAGCAGGCAGTCTGCGTGTTCGCGAAGTACATGGCAGCCTGTTCAAGATTATTGATGGCAAGGGTACGATGGTTCGTCGGCTGAACAAAAGCGATCTGCTACGGATGGTGGAACGCCTGAAGGAAATGATTGCCAGCAAGGTAACGATCATTAAACTCCTACGCAGTTTCAAAGATATCCTTGGGCTCAGTTGGCGTGGTGTCACTCGCCCCAGCATCGTGCTTTTCAACGAAGGCTTGGCCGAACCCGACTGGGCACAAGCAATGGAAGATACCCAGTGGTGTGATCTCATGGTGATTGTTGGCACCTCTGCCCAGGTCTTTCCCGCCTGCACGTTGCCAGTGCAAGTTAAAATGCGAAATGTCCCGTTGATCGAGATCAACCCAGACACTCAGGAATTCAGCAGCCTGTGGCTGAAAGGAAAAGCTACCGAGGTAGTGCCAAGGTTGATTGACTTGGCGTTCAATGATTCCAGCCATTAACGTAACAGGGTCGAAACTGAAAGCAGTTTCAACCCTGGTACGTCAATGGTTATGAACCGGACAGCCGGATTGGTTCAACTACTTCTTATCCGCAGAGGACATCGAGACTTTCCACTCGGCGTTCTGCACCCAGAAGACGGCGGCGGCGACGGCTCCACCCAGGAATGGGCCGACGATGTAGTAGCCCAGGTTGTTGAGCTCACCCTGTTTCATCCAGAAGTTGAAGGTGATGGGGCCGAAGCCTACCGCAGGATTGAATGCTCCGCCGGAGATGCCACCACCAACCATGGCTCCAACCAGCACGGTGAAGCCGATTGCGAGGCCGTAAAAGGAATTGCCTTCGGTTCCCTTGGCAGTTGCGACATTGAGCACGACGAGAGCCAGGGCAAAGGTGAAAATGAACTCGACGATGATCGCCATCACTGGAGTGGTGTTGGCATGCGGTTCGACTTTGATAAACCCACCATTAATTTGATGCACCACGTAACAGGCCAGAAGCGAACCAGCCAACTGGCAAACCACATAGGGAACGAAATCGATGGGGGATAGTTTGCCTCGCAGCATCACGGCCAGGCTGACGGCCGGGTTGTAATGGGCACCGGAAATATGTCCACCCATGTAGACCATGACCATGAGGGCGCTGGCAATAGCCAGTTCCGGAAAGCTGATCTTGGGGGTAGCGGTAGTCGCCAATCCAATGGTCAGAACCAGGAAAAAGGTTCCGATGATTTCGGTCAGATAACGTTTCATGTCCAACTTCCTTGTCAGAATAGATTGCAACAGCATGGTTCTACCCTAAGTTGCCCTCGTTTGCCAAGATGAAATCATGACTCACTGCTGACCGTAAAACTGGAAT contains the following coding sequences:
- a CDS encoding serine/threonine protein kinase; its protein translation is MQDTLFLGRYRIVRLLGEGGMGRVWLARQVDLNRDVVVKVMHEHIAADPRFQERFQQEMLAMAQFQHPYAVTLYDAHLETEEGPCIIMEFVKGKTLDIVLKENRRFTPQRASRVLGQLCEVLSTAHQQGIIHRDLKPANLMITDPDTQFEKIKVMDFGLAKLARLANFDTKSAAQQSSSDNILGTPAYVSPEQARGEHITHRSDIYSVGVILYEMLTGRLPFQGLSTMDTLLAHAIEQPPSMSDDEVYIPAAIENVVFRSMAKLPEERYGHTRELADDYMRALAQPDPRKYQEKVVNEDPSDLPPIPDNLDPSVMIYRIQAWMPRTIASVKLAGFIQDARGELIENTSGRVRVILGGKNTAYRPSKVGWFATGRSDIEMELQIFESTNPLRRNQVWVTVILRYIGKHLSDDFHKRGDRIFRDLRGYLIGSTPGI
- a CDS encoding LL-diaminopimelate aminotransferase, which translates into the protein MSTSALPWFQSLFAERIGGMKYGQGTAIYKFEKIKRAKREALAQFPNRMLLDFGIGENDDMADASIRQVLCDEANKVDNRGYADNGILAFKEAAARFMKREFNVTLDPVTEINHAIGSKPAYAMLPAAFINPGDVTLMTVPGYPVAGTHTKYYGGEVYPLPLLPQNNFFPDLKSIPSDIAKRAKLLVINYPNSPTGQVATKAFYQEVIEFAHRHQVVIVQDAAHILLSYEGRPMSFLEMDGAREVGVEVHSMSKGFNMIGWRMGFVAGHERIVRAFADIKDNSDSGQFMAVQKAAAFALDQPAIHQAVRKKYQRRLEKLVAALNSVGFTAKMPGGTYFLYVKAPKGSNHRAFVDAEDVSQFLITNLSLCCVPWDDAGPHLRFSVTYTAQDEKAEDALMAETVKRLKGLELEF
- a CDS encoding ferredoxin family protein; its protein translation is MAHVVTANCHDCRYTDCVVVCPVECFWQDEKMLYIDPIDCIDCEACVPECPVEAIYAEANVPGQWTSYIQLNTEKTAQLKADKVNNITQKTSPLEGPDCSAKK
- a CDS encoding SRPBCC domain-containing protein, giving the protein MAANITGNEIRIKRQYDAPLRAVWDAWTDPKQAAHWCGPRGFTITTHSHDLRPGGIWHYTMHGPDGVDYPNKTFYHEVVKHSRMVYDHGGYDDRPPLFRVTVQFTEMDGKTSLDMRMGFATPEVAEQMHGFIKKAGGNATWDRLGEYLEKQSSGIEKFIINRSFAAPLEKVFEMWTVPEHFCQWLPPTGFTMKFIRGDIRQGWGAFFSMTNGQGITFHGKSEYLKIVKPSELIYTQQFCEADGTVSRHPMAPVWPETMLTTVKLTAEDTGHTRVTVTTEPYGSVTAEEIQIFGNARTGMTAGWTGSFDKLEELLG
- a CDS encoding helix-turn-helix transcriptional regulator; its protein translation is MADKLSQTFTALADPTRRALLAKLSRGETTVSDLAKPFLKKMSLPAITKHLKVLEKAGLLTKSRQAQTRPCKIKGDAFKDAAQWLEQYRQHWEEALDRLGEYLKTIHPPASTKGTHHGREHYGK
- a CDS encoding iron dicitrate transport regulator FecR, with amino-acid sequence MDSSQLTKAASLLRHAKKVTVFTGAGTSAESGIPTFRDGSGLWQQFPPERFAHWKGLIQEGWRDPASVARFVLAVLEPIAKAVPNAAHQAIAQLADKTTVTVITQNIDNLHQEAGSLRVREVHGSLFKIIDGKGTMVRRLNKSDLLRMVERLKEMIASKVTIIKLLRSFKDILGLSWRGVTRPSIVLFNEGLAEPDWAQAMEDTQWCDLMVIVGTSAQVFPACTLPVQVKMRNVPLIEINPDTQEFSSLWLKGKATEVVPRLIDLAFNDSSH
- a CDS encoding aquaporin — its product is MKRYLTEIIGTFFLVLTIGLATTATPKISFPELAIASALMVMVYMGGHISGAHYNPAVSLAVMLRGKLSPIDFVPYVVCQLAGSLLACYVVHQINGGFIKVEPHANTTPVMAIIVEFIFTFALALVVLNVATAKGTEGNSFYGLAIGFTVLVGAMVGGGISGGAFNPAVGFGPITFNFWMKQGELNNLGYYIVGPFLGGAVAAAVFWVQNAEWKVSMSSADKK